A single window of Sporosarcina sp. FSL W7-1349 DNA harbors:
- a CDS encoding DUF3006 family protein produces the protein MRKFTLDRIENNMYVFLEYPDENKELLVEVSKYNGQLAEGDIVLVENNMIVEVLKQETQDMKEKVSSLLEKLKNKK, from the coding sequence ATGAGAAAATTTACTCTTGATCGAATCGAAAATAACATGTATGTATTCTTGGAATACCCTGATGAAAACAAAGAGTTATTGGTCGAGGTTAGTAAATATAATGGCCAGCTTGCTGAAGGCGACATTGTTTTGGTAGAAAACAATATGATCGTCGAAGTGTTAAAACAGGAGACGCAAGACATGAAAGAAAAGGTTAGTAGCCTATTGGAAAAACTGAAGAACAAGAAATAG
- a CDS encoding MBL fold metallo-hydrolase yields MKKVFSILMVIALAIGLLPASTDAASKELKVHFIDVGQGDAIFIQSPNGKNMLVDGGPKSAGKHVVDFLKAKGVKKLDYVVATHPDADHIGGLIEVLNTFNVINFVDSGYVHTSQTYYELLSLIDKKEIKFNVAQVLDKIALDPHMIIRVLYADENAKDSNDASIVLKVTYNKVSFLLMGDADTAIEDYIRGKYDVTATVLKNGHHGSNTSSSAAFISNVSPKVGVLSYGKNNSYGHPNSAVEGRLNKIGAKIYKTAVHCDITVTTDGIKHSVANSCGKTAPKPAAASKPAPKPTDKPKSSSDLSSGTYVIPGAPTVYKNCTELRKYYPYGVKSTHPAYASKHDRDKDGWGCER; encoded by the coding sequence TTGAAAAAGGTATTCTCAATATTAATGGTCATTGCATTGGCAATCGGTCTTTTACCAGCATCCACTGACGCAGCATCGAAAGAACTAAAGGTACATTTCATCGACGTAGGGCAGGGTGATGCGATATTTATTCAGTCTCCCAACGGTAAGAATATGCTAGTGGACGGTGGACCTAAGTCAGCAGGTAAGCATGTCGTTGATTTCCTTAAAGCTAAGGGAGTTAAAAAGCTGGACTACGTAGTAGCGACGCATCCAGATGCCGACCACATTGGCGGATTGATTGAGGTTTTGAATACGTTTAACGTCATAAACTTTGTGGATTCCGGCTATGTGCATACATCACAAACATATTACGAATTACTGTCGTTGATCGACAAGAAAGAAATTAAATTTAACGTAGCACAAGTGTTAGATAAGATTGCACTGGATCCTCATATGATTATTCGAGTATTATATGCCGATGAAAATGCAAAGGATAGTAACGACGCATCAATCGTATTGAAAGTGACTTACAACAAAGTATCATTCCTGCTTATGGGAGATGCGGATACTGCAATCGAGGACTACATTCGTGGTAAATACGATGTTACGGCGACCGTCCTCAAAAACGGCCATCACGGATCAAATACAAGCAGTTCTGCGGCATTTATCAGCAATGTATCACCTAAAGTCGGTGTATTGTCATATGGCAAAAATAACAGCTATGGCCATCCAAATTCAGCTGTTGAAGGAAGGCTCAATAAAATTGGAGCCAAGATTTACAAGACTGCTGTACATTGTGATATCACTGTCACGACTGATGGTATAAAACATTCAGTAGCAAATAGCTGTGGCAAAACGGCACCTAAACCAGCTGCAGCATCTAAACCTGCTCCTAAGCCAACAGATAAACCGAAATCAAGCAGCGACTTGTCATCTGGAACATACGTTATTCCAGGAGCGCCAACAGTCTATAAAAACTGTACGGAGCTTCGAAAGTATTATCCATACGGTGTGAAAAGCACTCATCCGGCATATGCATCTAAACATGATCGCGATAAAGATGGGTGGGGTTGTGAACGATGA
- the xerA gene encoding site-specific tyrosine recombinase/integron integrase, giving the protein MNQELIQEFFLDNHNQFSPETVRAYNLALSQFFGVCEKSVEDVKAKDIRNWLEDMNNDGLQPRSIQLKLAALKSFYLYCMEENKIHKNPTQKVVTPKKVDSLPYYLTKRQLAMLQEYTKNDPRDRAIIETLYATGVRVSELLHIKLEDIKWDTRQILIRKGKGSKARPVLFSHGCAERLKRYIETRKYNGDYLFSNKRGQPISRQLVQRKFREYSETLGFKVSPHTLRHTFAATLAEKGMDFLYIQELLGHSNINSTRIYTRLMNHERKKQYDQYQQ; this is encoded by the coding sequence ATGAATCAAGAACTTATACAAGAGTTCTTTTTAGATAACCACAATCAATTTAGCCCAGAGACAGTACGCGCATATAATTTAGCACTTTCACAATTCTTTGGAGTGTGTGAAAAAAGTGTTGAGGATGTCAAAGCGAAAGATATCCGAAACTGGTTAGAAGACATGAACAATGACGGGTTGCAACCACGTAGCATCCAATTGAAGCTGGCCGCGCTGAAATCTTTCTACCTCTATTGTATGGAAGAAAATAAGATTCATAAGAATCCTACCCAGAAAGTAGTTACACCAAAAAAAGTTGATTCCCTTCCGTATTATTTAACAAAGCGACAATTGGCGATGCTCCAAGAGTATACGAAAAACGATCCGAGGGATAGAGCCATTATCGAAACGCTTTATGCAACGGGTGTACGTGTAAGTGAACTGCTGCATATTAAACTGGAAGATATTAAATGGGATACGCGGCAAATTTTGATTCGTAAAGGTAAAGGAAGTAAAGCACGTCCTGTCCTCTTTAGCCATGGTTGTGCGGAACGTTTGAAACGGTATATCGAAACAAGGAAGTACAACGGAGACTATCTATTTTCAAATAAAAGAGGACAGCCCATCAGTCGTCAATTAGTCCAAAGGAAGTTCCGTGAGTACTCCGAAACTCTCGGTTTTAAAGTGAGTCCTCATACGTTACGGCATACATTCGCTGCGACCTTAGCGGAGAAAGGAATGGATTTCTTATATATCCAAGAACTACTCGGCCATTCCAACATCAATAGTACAAGAATCTATACGCGTTTGATGAATCATGAACGTAAAAAACAGTACGACCAGTATCAACAATAG
- a CDS encoding tyrosine-type recombinase/integrase gives MDESKKYWISTADHLLDETRQVLNEYLLSLKLANKAEATIEKYRRIVESFFKDCSVSLGDITTEQVRTWLTNFSIGKKAGTIELYLSAVSSFFAFCLEEEYMERTVVKKRWRPKIPHSLPKYLDEFEYARVKVTSEHLSIRNRALLLFLLSTGCRVSEVASLRVQDIDFRKRKVDVLGKGRKIRQVYFSEECGLVLRNYLDSRSANEEDPLFMNKFGNGLQVQGIQIVLRKVGVKAGLMQSFHPHMCRHTFATNMLARGADLQFIADVMGHSDLNTTRIYAQIPTEDMILTYQNIMG, from the coding sequence CTGGATGAATCAAAAAAGTACTGGATAAGTACGGCTGACCATTTATTAGACGAAACCCGACAAGTACTAAATGAGTATTTACTTAGTTTGAAGTTGGCGAACAAAGCAGAAGCAACTATAGAGAAATATCGAAGGATTGTAGAGTCATTCTTTAAGGACTGTTCGGTTTCTTTAGGAGACATTACAACTGAACAAGTTCGAACATGGCTGACTAATTTCTCGATAGGAAAGAAAGCGGGCACGATTGAATTGTATTTATCGGCAGTCTCTTCTTTTTTTGCCTTTTGTTTAGAGGAAGAGTATATGGAGAGAACCGTCGTGAAAAAACGATGGCGTCCTAAGATTCCTCATTCGTTGCCAAAGTACTTGGATGAATTTGAATATGCACGTGTGAAAGTAACTTCTGAACACTTATCCATTCGTAATCGAGCCTTGCTTTTATTTCTATTATCAACTGGGTGTCGCGTATCAGAAGTAGCAAGTTTACGTGTTCAGGATATCGATTTTAGAAAACGAAAAGTAGATGTATTGGGAAAAGGTCGAAAAATCCGGCAGGTTTATTTTTCGGAGGAGTGTGGTTTAGTGTTGCGTAACTACTTGGATAGTCGTTCAGCGAATGAAGAAGATCCATTATTCATGAATAAGTTCGGTAACGGTCTTCAAGTACAGGGGATCCAGATAGTCCTTCGAAAAGTTGGAGTGAAAGCCGGATTAATGCAATCCTTTCATCCTCATATGTGTCGGCATACATTTGCGACGAATATGCTGGCGAGAGGTGCAGACTTACAATTCATTGCGGACGTGATGGGACATTCAGACTTGAATACAACCCGCATTTACGCTCAAATACCAACAGAGGACATGATATTAACCTATCAAAATATTATGGGGTGA
- a CDS encoding tyrosine-type recombinase/integrase, translating into MLNIKLTDVKWETYQIWIREAKGNKERFVLFTHECSVRLKTYLATRKIVSDYLFCNEKGEQLDQDGVQKNFRNYSKTLGFKVTPHTMRHTFAAHLAAKKMPTSQIQDLLGHVNFNTTYLHTAHE; encoded by the coding sequence TTGCTGAATATCAAGCTCACGGACGTGAAATGGGAAACCTATCAGATTTGGATAAGAGAAGCGAAAGGGAATAAAGAACGGTTCGTTTTGTTCACGCATGAATGTTCTGTCCGACTAAAAACATACCTGGCAACACGAAAAATCGTAAGCGACTATTTATTCTGCAATGAGAAAGGTGAACAGTTGGATCAGGACGGCGTTCAAAAGAATTTTCGGAACTACTCGAAGACGTTGGGCTTTAAAGTAACCCCCCATACCATGCGGCATACGTTCGCGGCACATCTAGCAGCAAAAAAGATGCCGACGAGTCAAATACAGGATTTGCTCGGGCATGTGAATTTCAACACTACGTATTTACACACGGCTCATGAATGA
- a CDS encoding recombinase family protein, translated as MVNGRDEIIGISYGKYSVRHKQVVSRHQETIDNHAKKQGILILKRYLDISSPHYAESRPQLNMMLRDVQSMKPPVDHLLIYSSCRILRDTESNVRTILEILNYVNTVVLVTEQVTYTADDFKWLATSLIRPGLGAGF; from the coding sequence TTGGTTAATGGGAGAGACGAGATAATTGGAATCAGTTACGGCAAATACTCTGTCCGACACAAGCAAGTTGTCAGTCGTCACCAGGAGACGATCGACAACCATGCAAAAAAGCAAGGAATCCTCATTCTGAAGCGCTACCTGGACATCAGTTCCCCGCATTATGCAGAAAGTCGTCCGCAGTTGAACATGATGTTGCGGGATGTACAATCGATGAAACCTCCAGTCGATCATCTGCTGATCTATTCCTCATGCCGAATTTTGCGGGATACCGAAAGCAATGTTCGCACCATCTTGGAAATCTTAAATTATGTAAACACAGTTGTTTTGGTGACGGAACAAGTGACGTACACAGCAGATGACTTTAAGTGGTTGGCTACTTCGTTGATACGGCCAGGTTTAGGTGCAGGCTTCTAA
- a CDS encoding site-specific integrase — MAGYWEVNCEGLSEDTHIVLNLFLWSLKEKNKSQQTLTLYRAALQSFFLAHPVSYKSVKAEAIEAWLTEQRKHKKERTVKDYLKTIRAFYNYCVKEGHFEIFPLDVNLQVVSSTERYWELKIILPNKDNQRVLNQFLLHMKNIGRSENTIVSMRSCLQRIFKEMDQSFCKLTLEEIEQRMTDTQQQCSAATMIGAWSALRTLYEYCWEKEILNVCASGLCEFKFK; from the coding sequence ATGGCAGGATATTGGGAGGTGAATTGTGAAGGACTGTCGGAAGACACTCACATCGTCCTCAATTTATTTTTATGGAGCCTAAAAGAGAAGAATAAAAGTCAACAAACTCTAACGCTCTACCGGGCTGCTTTGCAGTCCTTTTTCTTAGCTCATCCAGTTTCTTATAAATCCGTGAAAGCAGAAGCAATCGAGGCGTGGCTTACAGAACAAAGAAAGCATAAAAAAGAGCGGACGGTGAAAGATTATCTAAAGACAATACGCGCCTTCTATAATTATTGTGTTAAAGAAGGGCACTTTGAGATCTTTCCGCTCGACGTGAATCTGCAGGTCGTATCCAGCACGGAACGTTACTGGGAGTTGAAAATTATTCTTCCAAACAAAGACAATCAACGGGTCCTTAATCAGTTTTTGCTTCATATGAAAAACATAGGAAGGTCAGAGAATACGATTGTTTCTATGCGAAGCTGTTTACAAAGAATCTTCAAGGAAATGGACCAATCGTTTTGCAAGCTTACGCTGGAAGAAATCGAACAACGGATGACAGATACTCAGCAACAGTGCAGCGCAGCTACAATGATTGGGGCTTGGAGTGCACTCCGCACCCTTTATGAATATTGTTGGGAGAAAGAAATTCTGAATGTGTGCGCTTCTGGGTTATGTGAATTTAAATTCAAGTAA
- a CDS encoding tyrosine-type recombinase/integrase yields MNNSTKNWERPHEAIPEETKAILNEYLLGLHQRDWLESIISINQDVLEQFLSECSVPIQELTSLEVFEWLQQYLDRTNLQKTSLSLTILISFLHFCLKQGYMQANSMEKRQHSKTLPRKHEILERKEGDRLLAATETFTLSDHALIHLLISTGCRLSEVSKLRVQDVNLENLRLFIRERGNRARYVHISEDSAKLLRDFIHARSGKETDLLFPNEYGKTDIYIKLRTAAKESGLEYHSPNINQRLYTEKKVDSLPYNFDKQQLALLQELTKDHLRNRAIVETLCETGVRSSELLNIRLEDVK; encoded by the coding sequence ATGAATAATTCAACGAAAAACTGGGAAAGGCCCCATGAGGCAATTCCCGAAGAAACAAAAGCAATCTTAAATGAATACTTGCTCGGGTTACATCAACGGGATTGGTTAGAATCCATCATATCCATTAACCAGGATGTTCTTGAACAATTTTTGAGTGAGTGTTCTGTTCCCATTCAGGAGTTAACGTCATTGGAGGTCTTCGAATGGTTACAACAATATCTTGATAGGACGAATCTACAAAAAACCAGTCTATCTCTCACCATCCTGATATCCTTTCTCCATTTTTGTTTGAAACAAGGATACATGCAGGCCAATAGCATGGAAAAAAGGCAGCATTCGAAAACCTTACCTAGAAAACATGAAATTCTAGAACGTAAAGAAGGTGATCGCTTGCTAGCAGCTACAGAGACCTTTACACTGAGTGACCATGCCCTGATTCATCTCCTTATTTCTACAGGTTGCCGGCTGTCCGAAGTGTCAAAGTTAAGGGTTCAAGATGTTAATCTAGAAAATCTGCGATTGTTCATTAGAGAAAGAGGCAATAGAGCCCGTTATGTTCATATTTCTGAGGATAGTGCGAAACTGTTAAGAGATTTCATTCATGCCCGTTCAGGTAAAGAAACAGATTTGTTATTTCCAAATGAGTATGGCAAAACGGATATCTACATTAAACTAAGGACGGCCGCAAAAGAATCGGGCTTGGAGTACCATTCTCCAAACATAAATCAGCGTTTGTACACCGAAAAAAAAGTGGATTCCCTTCCCTACAACTTCGATAAACAACAGCTGGCATTGCTTCAAGAGTTGACCAAGGATCATCTAAGGAATCGAGCTATTGTAGAAACTTTATGTGAAACGGGTGTTCGAAGTAGTGAACTATTAAATATCCGGTTAGAAGATGTCAAATAG